Proteins encoded by one window of Sorex araneus isolate mSorAra2 chromosome 3, mSorAra2.pri, whole genome shotgun sequence:
- the LGMN gene encoding legumain isoform X3 yields the protein MIPGAALLFFLAVGAGAVPLDDPEDGGKHWVVIVAGSNGWYNYRHQADACHAYQIVHRNGIPDEQIVVMMYDDIANSEDNPTPGIIINRPNGTDVYEGVPKDYTGEDVTPQNFLAVLRGDAEAVRGKGSGKVLRSGPRDHVFVYFTDHGSTGLLVFPNDELHVKDLNETIQYMYDHKMYQKMVFYIEACESGSMMKHLPDNINVYATTAANPKESSFACYYDEKRSTYLGDWYSVNWMEDSDVEDLTRETLHRQYQLVKAHTNTSHVMQYGNKSISTMKLMQFQGMKHRASAPISLPPVTRLDLTPSRDVPVSILKRKLMLTNDLPESRRLVQELHEHLEAQQVIEKSVQKIVASLADSEATAQRLLTSRAELSAHACYQAAVGHFRKHCFNWHIPKYEAALRHLYVLVNLCAEPYPVDRIKLTMEEVCLGYHY from the exons ATGATTCCCGGGGCGGCCCTGCTGTTCTTCCTGGCCGTGGGGGCCGGTGCGGTGCCCCTGGACGACCCCGAGGACGGAGGCAAGCACTGGGTGGTGATCGTCGCGGGCTCCAACGGCTGGTACAATTATAGGCACCAG GCGGATGCATGCCATGCCTACCAGATCGTCCACCGAAACGGGATCCCCGATGAGCAGATCGTGGTGATGATGTATGATGACATCGCCAACTCCGAGGA CAATCCCACCCCTGGCATCATCATCAACAGACCCAACGGCACGGACGTGTACGAGGGGGTCCCGAAGGACTACACGGGCGAG GACGTCACCCCGCAGAACTTCCTCGCCGTGCTGAGAGGTGACGCGGAAGCAGTGAGGGGCAAAGGCTCAGGGAAGGTCCTGAGGAG TGGGCCCAGGGACCACGTGTTTGTCTACTTTACCGATCACGGATCCACGGGGTTGCTGGTCTTTCCTAATGACGAG CTCCACGTCAAGGACCTGAACGAGACCATCCAGTACATGTACGACCACAAAATGTACCAAAAG ATGGTCTTCTACATCGAGGCCTGCGAGTCTGGCTCCATGATGAAGCACCTGCCCGACAACATCAATG TTTACGCGACTACGGCCGCCAACCCCAAGGAGTCGTCCTTCGCCTGCTACTACGACGAGAAGCGGTCCACATACCTGGGAGACTGGTACAGCGTCAACTGGATGGAGGACTCGGACGTG GAGGACCTGACGAGGGAGACCCTGCACAGGCAGTACCAGCTGGTGAAAGCGCACACCAACACCAGCCACGTCATGCAGTATGGGAACAAG TCCATCTCCACCATGAAGCTGATGCAGTTCCAGGGcatgaagcacagagccagtgcccccatctccctgccccctgtCACACGTCTGGACCTCACGCCCAGCCGCGATGTGCCCGTCAGCATCCTGAAACGGAAGCTGATGCTCACCAACGACCTGCCCGAGTCGCGGCGGCTGGTGCAGGAGCTCCACGAGCACCTGGAG GCACAGCAGGTCATCGAGAAGTCGGTGCAGAAGATCGTGGCCTCCCTGGCCGATTCGGAGGCCACGGCCCAGCGGCTCCTGACGTCCAGGGCCGAGCTCAGCGCCCACGCCTGCTACCAGGCGGCCGTGGGCCACTTCCGCAAGCACTGCTTCAACTGGCACATCCCCAAG TACGAGGCGGCGCTGAGACACCTGTACGTGCTGGTCAACCTGTGTGCTGAGCCTTACCCGGTCGACAG AATCAAGCTGACCATGGAGGAGGTGTGCCTTGGCTACCACTACTGA
- the LGMN gene encoding legumain isoform X2: MNTLGGRMIPGAALLFFLAVGAGAVPLDDPEDGGKHWVVIVAGSNGWYNYRHQADACHAYQIVHRNGIPDEQIVVMMYDDIANSEDNPTPGIIINRPNGTDVYEGVPKDYTGEDVTPQNFLAVLRGDAEAVRGKGSGKVLRSGPRDHVFVYFTDHGSTGLLVFPNDELHVKDLNETIQYMYDHKMYQKMVFYIEACESGSMMKHLPDNINVYATTAANPKESSFACYYDEKRSTYLGDWYSVNWMEDSDVEDLTRETLHRQYQLVKAHTNTSHVMQYGNKSISTMKLMQFQGMKHRASAPISLPPVTRLDLTPSRDVPVSILKRKLMLTNDLPESRRLVQELHEHLEAQQVIEKSVQKIVASLADSEATAQRLLTSRAELSAHACYQAAVGHFRKHCFNWHIPKYEAALRHLYVLVNLCAEPYPVDRIKLTMEEVCLGYHY; the protein is encoded by the exons CTCTCGGCGGCAGGATGATTCCCGGGGCGGCCCTGCTGTTCTTCCTGGCCGTGGGGGCCGGTGCGGTGCCCCTGGACGACCCCGAGGACGGAGGCAAGCACTGGGTGGTGATCGTCGCGGGCTCCAACGGCTGGTACAATTATAGGCACCAG GCGGATGCATGCCATGCCTACCAGATCGTCCACCGAAACGGGATCCCCGATGAGCAGATCGTGGTGATGATGTATGATGACATCGCCAACTCCGAGGA CAATCCCACCCCTGGCATCATCATCAACAGACCCAACGGCACGGACGTGTACGAGGGGGTCCCGAAGGACTACACGGGCGAG GACGTCACCCCGCAGAACTTCCTCGCCGTGCTGAGAGGTGACGCGGAAGCAGTGAGGGGCAAAGGCTCAGGGAAGGTCCTGAGGAG TGGGCCCAGGGACCACGTGTTTGTCTACTTTACCGATCACGGATCCACGGGGTTGCTGGTCTTTCCTAATGACGAG CTCCACGTCAAGGACCTGAACGAGACCATCCAGTACATGTACGACCACAAAATGTACCAAAAG ATGGTCTTCTACATCGAGGCCTGCGAGTCTGGCTCCATGATGAAGCACCTGCCCGACAACATCAATG TTTACGCGACTACGGCCGCCAACCCCAAGGAGTCGTCCTTCGCCTGCTACTACGACGAGAAGCGGTCCACATACCTGGGAGACTGGTACAGCGTCAACTGGATGGAGGACTCGGACGTG GAGGACCTGACGAGGGAGACCCTGCACAGGCAGTACCAGCTGGTGAAAGCGCACACCAACACCAGCCACGTCATGCAGTATGGGAACAAG TCCATCTCCACCATGAAGCTGATGCAGTTCCAGGGcatgaagcacagagccagtgcccccatctccctgccccctgtCACACGTCTGGACCTCACGCCCAGCCGCGATGTGCCCGTCAGCATCCTGAAACGGAAGCTGATGCTCACCAACGACCTGCCCGAGTCGCGGCGGCTGGTGCAGGAGCTCCACGAGCACCTGGAG GCACAGCAGGTCATCGAGAAGTCGGTGCAGAAGATCGTGGCCTCCCTGGCCGATTCGGAGGCCACGGCCCAGCGGCTCCTGACGTCCAGGGCCGAGCTCAGCGCCCACGCCTGCTACCAGGCGGCCGTGGGCCACTTCCGCAAGCACTGCTTCAACTGGCACATCCCCAAG TACGAGGCGGCGCTGAGACACCTGTACGTGCTGGTCAACCTGTGTGCTGAGCCTTACCCGGTCGACAG AATCAAGCTGACCATGGAGGAGGTGTGCCTTGGCTACCACTACTGA
- the LGMN gene encoding legumain isoform X1: MCSSAARGPSSTRAPGRGSAALGGRMIPGAALLFFLAVGAGAVPLDDPEDGGKHWVVIVAGSNGWYNYRHQADACHAYQIVHRNGIPDEQIVVMMYDDIANSEDNPTPGIIINRPNGTDVYEGVPKDYTGEDVTPQNFLAVLRGDAEAVRGKGSGKVLRSGPRDHVFVYFTDHGSTGLLVFPNDELHVKDLNETIQYMYDHKMYQKMVFYIEACESGSMMKHLPDNINVYATTAANPKESSFACYYDEKRSTYLGDWYSVNWMEDSDVEDLTRETLHRQYQLVKAHTNTSHVMQYGNKSISTMKLMQFQGMKHRASAPISLPPVTRLDLTPSRDVPVSILKRKLMLTNDLPESRRLVQELHEHLEAQQVIEKSVQKIVASLADSEATAQRLLTSRAELSAHACYQAAVGHFRKHCFNWHIPKYEAALRHLYVLVNLCAEPYPVDRIKLTMEEVCLGYHY; the protein is encoded by the exons CTCTCGGCGGCAGGATGATTCCCGGGGCGGCCCTGCTGTTCTTCCTGGCCGTGGGGGCCGGTGCGGTGCCCCTGGACGACCCCGAGGACGGAGGCAAGCACTGGGTGGTGATCGTCGCGGGCTCCAACGGCTGGTACAATTATAGGCACCAG GCGGATGCATGCCATGCCTACCAGATCGTCCACCGAAACGGGATCCCCGATGAGCAGATCGTGGTGATGATGTATGATGACATCGCCAACTCCGAGGA CAATCCCACCCCTGGCATCATCATCAACAGACCCAACGGCACGGACGTGTACGAGGGGGTCCCGAAGGACTACACGGGCGAG GACGTCACCCCGCAGAACTTCCTCGCCGTGCTGAGAGGTGACGCGGAAGCAGTGAGGGGCAAAGGCTCAGGGAAGGTCCTGAGGAG TGGGCCCAGGGACCACGTGTTTGTCTACTTTACCGATCACGGATCCACGGGGTTGCTGGTCTTTCCTAATGACGAG CTCCACGTCAAGGACCTGAACGAGACCATCCAGTACATGTACGACCACAAAATGTACCAAAAG ATGGTCTTCTACATCGAGGCCTGCGAGTCTGGCTCCATGATGAAGCACCTGCCCGACAACATCAATG TTTACGCGACTACGGCCGCCAACCCCAAGGAGTCGTCCTTCGCCTGCTACTACGACGAGAAGCGGTCCACATACCTGGGAGACTGGTACAGCGTCAACTGGATGGAGGACTCGGACGTG GAGGACCTGACGAGGGAGACCCTGCACAGGCAGTACCAGCTGGTGAAAGCGCACACCAACACCAGCCACGTCATGCAGTATGGGAACAAG TCCATCTCCACCATGAAGCTGATGCAGTTCCAGGGcatgaagcacagagccagtgcccccatctccctgccccctgtCACACGTCTGGACCTCACGCCCAGCCGCGATGTGCCCGTCAGCATCCTGAAACGGAAGCTGATGCTCACCAACGACCTGCCCGAGTCGCGGCGGCTGGTGCAGGAGCTCCACGAGCACCTGGAG GCACAGCAGGTCATCGAGAAGTCGGTGCAGAAGATCGTGGCCTCCCTGGCCGATTCGGAGGCCACGGCCCAGCGGCTCCTGACGTCCAGGGCCGAGCTCAGCGCCCACGCCTGCTACCAGGCGGCCGTGGGCCACTTCCGCAAGCACTGCTTCAACTGGCACATCCCCAAG TACGAGGCGGCGCTGAGACACCTGTACGTGCTGGTCAACCTGTGTGCTGAGCCTTACCCGGTCGACAG AATCAAGCTGACCATGGAGGAGGTGTGCCTTGGCTACCACTACTGA